One stretch of Glycine soja cultivar W05 chromosome 7, ASM419377v2, whole genome shotgun sequence DNA includes these proteins:
- the LOC114418668 gene encoding ras-related protein RABA6b-like: MAVADAFDEQCDYLFKAVLIGDSGVGKSNLISRFAKDEFRLDSKPTIGVEFAYRNIKVRDKLIKAQIWDTAGQERFRAITSSYYRGALGAMLVYDITKRATFVNVGKWLHELREFGGEDMVVVLVGNKSDLDQSRQVEREEGKVFAETEELCFMETSALQNLNVDEAFLEMITKIHDIISQKSLETKMNGTALNLPSGKEIHIADEVTATKQAKYCCS; this comes from the exons ATGGCTGTGGCTGATGCATTTGATGAGCAGTGTGATTACTTGTTCAAGGCTGTTCTAATTGGGGACTCAGGAGTTGGGAAGTCAAATTTGATATCAAGGTTTGCAAAAGATGAATTCAGGTTGGATTCCAAGCCAACCATAGGTGTGGAATTTGCATACAGAAACATCAAGGTCAGGGACAAGCTCATCAAAGCACAAATATGGGACACTGCCGGCCAAGAGAG GTTTAGAGCTATCACAAGCTCATACTACAGAGGAGCCTTGGGGGCAATGCTAGTGTATGACATAACCAAGAGAGCAACTTTTGTGAATGTAGGAAAATGGCTTCATGAGTTGAGAGAGTTTGGAGGAGAAGACATGGTGGTTGTTTTGGTGGgaaacaaatctgatttggatcAATCAAGGCAAGTtgagagagaagaaggaaaagtgTTTGCAGAAACAGAAGAGTTATGCTTCATGGAAACCTCTGCTTTGCAGAATCTGAATGTTGATGAAGCATTCTTGGAAATGATCACTAAGATTCATGACATCATAAGCCAGAAAAGTTTGGAAACCAAAATGAATGGCACAGCATTAAATCTTCCTAGTGGGAAGGAGATTCATATAGCTGATGAAGTTACTGCTACTAAACAAGCTAAATATTGTTGTTCATGA